One genomic window of Motacilla alba alba isolate MOTALB_02 chromosome 1, Motacilla_alba_V1.0_pri, whole genome shotgun sequence includes the following:
- the LOC119707404 gene encoding protein-lysine methyltransferase METTL21E-like isoform X1 yields the protein MDLTSSQHNHLQNQGVREFRRQEGKKEDEQIVAEIMERRFFPDHIAYKTWEGFHFAGHEIRITEATDCYGAVVWPSALVLCYFLETNSKQCNLVDKNVIEIGAGTGLVSIVASLLGAFVTATDLPELLGNLQYNILQNTKQKCKHQPCVKELSWGIDLEKNFPRSSCHFDYIMAADVVYHHPFLDELLLTFDHLCKNDTVILWAMKFRLENENRFVDRFQTLFDLEMISNFPSLNIALYKAMRKGRMKARPSKLKV from the exons AATTCAGAAGACAAGAGg ggaaaaaagaagatgaaCAGATAGTTGCAGAAATCATGGAGAGGCGTTTCTTTCCTGATCATATAGCTTATAAGACCTGGGAAGGCTTTCACTTTGCCGGCCATGAGATAAGAATTACAGAAGCCACTGATTGTTACGGGGCAGTCGTCTGGCCATCG GCTCTtgttctgtgttattttttggAAACTAATTCTAAACAATGCAATTTGGTTGACAAAAACGTGATTGAAATTGGAGCTGGAACTGGCTTGGTCTCCATAGTAGCCAGTCTGCTGG GTGCCTTTGTGACTGCCACAGATTTGCCAGAGCTACTGGGAAACCTTCAGTACAACATTCTCcaaaatacaaagcagaaatgcaaacacCAGCCTTGTGTTAAGGAATTGTCTTGGGGAATTGATCTGGAAAAGAACTTTCCTAGGTCTTCCTGTCACTTTGACTACATTATGGCTGCTGATGTAGTTTACCACCATCCATTTCTGGATGAACTCCTCCTAACTTTTGATCACTTGTGCAAGAATGATACTGTTATTCTGTGGGCCATGAAATTTAGACTGGAGAATGAGAACCGATTTGTGGACAGATTTCAGACACTGTTTGACTTAGAGATGATTTCTAATTTTCCCAGTTTGAACATAGCCTTGTATAAAGCAATGAGGAAAGGCAGGATGAAAGCCAGACCTTCCAAACTGAAGGTCTGA